From Mustela erminea isolate mMusErm1 chromosome 1, mMusErm1.Pri, whole genome shotgun sequence, a single genomic window includes:
- the PRKCD gene encoding protein kinase C delta type isoform X2 — MAPFLRIAFTSYELGSLQPADDASQPFCAVKMKEALSTERGKTLVQKKPTMYPEWKSTFDAHIYEGRVIQIVLMRAAEEPMSEVTVGVSVLAERCKKNNGKAEFWLDLQPQAKVLMSVQYFLEDVDCKQSMRGEDEAKFPTMNRRGAIKQAKIHYIKNHEFIATFFGQPTFCSVCKDFVWGLNKQGYKCRQCNAAIHKKCIDKIIGRCTGTAANSRDTIFQKERFNIDMPHRFKVYNYMSPTFCDHCGSLLWGLVKQGLKCEDCGMNVHHKCQKKVANLCGINQKLLAEALNQVTQRPSRKSETETVGIYQNFERKSGVPGDIVPDSGTYGKIWEGSSRCNIENFTFHKVLGKGSFGKVLLAELKGKKEFFAIKALKKDVVLIDDDVECTMVEKRVLALAWENPFLTHLFCTFQTKDHLFFVMEFLNGGDLMYHIQDKGRFELYRATFYAAEIVCGLQFLHSKGIIYRDLKLDNVMLDQDGHIKIADFGMCRENIVGDKQASTFCGTPDYIAPEILQGLKYSFSVDWWSFGVLLYEMLIGQSPFHGDDEDELFESIRVDTPHYPRWITKESKDILEKLLERDTSKRLGVSGNIKIHPFFKTINWTLLEKRAVEPPFKPKVKSPGDFSNFDQEFLNEKARLSYTDKNLIDSMDQTAFAGFSFVNPKFERFLEK, encoded by the exons ATGGCACCGTTCCTGCGCATCGCCTTCACCTCCTATGAGCTGGGTTCCCTGCAGCCCGCCGATGATGCCAGCCAGCCCTTCTGTGCCGTGAAGATGAAGGAGGCGCTCAGCACGG AGCGCGGGAAGACGCTGGTGCAGAAGAAGCCCACCATGTACCCCGAGTGGAAGTCCACATTTGACGCCCACATCTACGAGGGCCGAGTCATCCAGATCGTGCTGATGCGGGCAGCCGAAGAGCCCATGTCCGAGGTGACGGTGGGCGTGTCGGTGCTGGCTGAGCGCTGCAAGAAGAACAACGGCAAGGCCGAGTTCTGG CTGGACCTACAACCCCAGGCCAAGGTGTTGATGTCTGTGCAGTATTTCCTGGAAGATGTAG ATTGCAAACAGTCCATGCGTGGTGAAGACGAGGCCAAGTTCCCAACTATGAACCGCCGTGGAGCCATCAAACAGGCCAAAATCCACTACATCAAGAACCACGAGTTCATTGCCACCTTCTTCGGGCAGCCCACTTTCTGTTCTGTGTGCAAAGACTTCGTCTG GGGTCTCAACAAGCAAGGCTACAAATGCAGAC AATGCAACGCTGCCATCCACAAGAAATGCATCGACAAGATCATCGGCCGGTGCACGGGCACCGCAGCCAACAGCCGGGACACCATA TTCCAGAAAGAACGTTTCAACATCGACATGCCGCACCGATTCAAGGTTTACAACTACATGAGCCCCACCTTCTGTGACCACTGTGGCAGCCTGCTCTGGGGGCTGGTGAAGCAGGGATTAAAATGTGAAG ACTGCGGCATGAATGTCCACCATAAGTGCCAGAAGAAAGTGGCCAACCTCTGCGGGATTAATCAGAAGCTCTTGGCGGAGGCGCTGAACCAAGTGACCCAG AGACCCTCTCGGAAGTCAGAAACGGAGACTGTTGGAATCTACCAGAATTTTGAGAGGAAGTCAGGAGTCCCTGGAGACATTGTCCCAG ACAGTGGGACCTACGGCAAGATCTGGGAGGGCAGCAGCAGGTGCAACATTGAGAACTTCACCTTCCACAAGGTCCTGGGCAAAGGCAGCTTTGGGAAG GTGCTGCTGGCAGAGCTGAAGGGCAAAAAGGAGTTCTTCGCTATCAAGGCCCTCAAGAAGGACGTGGTTCTGATCGACGACGATGTGGAGTGCACCATGGTGGAGAAGCGGGTCCTGGCACTTGCCTGGGAGAATCCCTTTCTCACCCACCTCTTCTGCACGTTCCAGACCAAG gaCCACCTGTTCTTCGTGATGGAGTTCCTCAATGGGGGAGACCTGATGTACCACATCCAGGACAAAGGCCGCTTCGAGCTCTACCGCGCCAC GTTTTATGCAGCCGAGATCGTCTGTGGACTGcagtttctgcacagcaagggaatcATTTACAG GGACCTCAAGCTGGACAATGTGATGCTGGACCAGGACGGCCACATCAAGATCGCCGACTTCGGGATGTGCAGGGAGAACATCGTCGGGGACAAGCAGGCTAGCACATTCTGCGGCACTCCTGACTACATCGCCCCTGAG ATCTTGCAGGGCCTCAAGTACTCGTTCTCCGTGGACTGGTGGTCCTTCGGAGTCCTTCTGTACGAGATGCTCATCGGTCAGTCCCCCTTCCATGGGGACGATGAGGACGAGCTCTTTGAGTCCATCCGCGTGGACACCCCGCACTATCCCCGCTGGATCACCAAGGAGTCCAAGGACATCCTGGAGAAG CTGCTTGAAAGGGATACAAGCAAGAGGCTGGGAGTGAGCGGGAACATCAAAATCCACCCCTTCTTCAAGACCATCAACTGGACTCTGCTGGAGAAACGGGCTGTGGAGCCGCCCTTCAAGCCCAAAGTG AAGTCCCCTGGAGACTTCAGCAACTTTGACCAGGAGTTCCTGAACGAGAAGGCACGCCTCTCCTACACCGACAAGAACCTCATCGACTCCATGGACCAAACAGCATTCGCTGGCTTCTCCTTCGTGAACCCCAAATTTGAGAGATTCCTGGAAAAGTGA
- the PRKCD gene encoding protein kinase C delta type isoform X1 translates to MVVTCRAPGMAVLPATGVRPPLLLHARPVTATCDPLALSSASAVPSDSPTAGPGMAPFLRIAFTSYELGSLQPADDASQPFCAVKMKEALSTERGKTLVQKKPTMYPEWKSTFDAHIYEGRVIQIVLMRAAEEPMSEVTVGVSVLAERCKKNNGKAEFWLDLQPQAKVLMSVQYFLEDVDCKQSMRGEDEAKFPTMNRRGAIKQAKIHYIKNHEFIATFFGQPTFCSVCKDFVWGLNKQGYKCRQCNAAIHKKCIDKIIGRCTGTAANSRDTIFQKERFNIDMPHRFKVYNYMSPTFCDHCGSLLWGLVKQGLKCEDCGMNVHHKCQKKVANLCGINQKLLAEALNQVTQRPSRKSETETVGIYQNFERKSGVPGDIVPDSGTYGKIWEGSSRCNIENFTFHKVLGKGSFGKVLLAELKGKKEFFAIKALKKDVVLIDDDVECTMVEKRVLALAWENPFLTHLFCTFQTKDHLFFVMEFLNGGDLMYHIQDKGRFELYRATFYAAEIVCGLQFLHSKGIIYRDLKLDNVMLDQDGHIKIADFGMCRENIVGDKQASTFCGTPDYIAPEILQGLKYSFSVDWWSFGVLLYEMLIGQSPFHGDDEDELFESIRVDTPHYPRWITKESKDILEKLLERDTSKRLGVSGNIKIHPFFKTINWTLLEKRAVEPPFKPKVKSPGDFSNFDQEFLNEKARLSYTDKNLIDSMDQTAFAGFSFVNPKFERFLEK, encoded by the exons TCCCACCGCAGGCCCCGGCATGGCACCGTTCCTGCGCATCGCCTTCACCTCCTATGAGCTGGGTTCCCTGCAGCCCGCCGATGATGCCAGCCAGCCCTTCTGTGCCGTGAAGATGAAGGAGGCGCTCAGCACGG AGCGCGGGAAGACGCTGGTGCAGAAGAAGCCCACCATGTACCCCGAGTGGAAGTCCACATTTGACGCCCACATCTACGAGGGCCGAGTCATCCAGATCGTGCTGATGCGGGCAGCCGAAGAGCCCATGTCCGAGGTGACGGTGGGCGTGTCGGTGCTGGCTGAGCGCTGCAAGAAGAACAACGGCAAGGCCGAGTTCTGG CTGGACCTACAACCCCAGGCCAAGGTGTTGATGTCTGTGCAGTATTTCCTGGAAGATGTAG ATTGCAAACAGTCCATGCGTGGTGAAGACGAGGCCAAGTTCCCAACTATGAACCGCCGTGGAGCCATCAAACAGGCCAAAATCCACTACATCAAGAACCACGAGTTCATTGCCACCTTCTTCGGGCAGCCCACTTTCTGTTCTGTGTGCAAAGACTTCGTCTG GGGTCTCAACAAGCAAGGCTACAAATGCAGAC AATGCAACGCTGCCATCCACAAGAAATGCATCGACAAGATCATCGGCCGGTGCACGGGCACCGCAGCCAACAGCCGGGACACCATA TTCCAGAAAGAACGTTTCAACATCGACATGCCGCACCGATTCAAGGTTTACAACTACATGAGCCCCACCTTCTGTGACCACTGTGGCAGCCTGCTCTGGGGGCTGGTGAAGCAGGGATTAAAATGTGAAG ACTGCGGCATGAATGTCCACCATAAGTGCCAGAAGAAAGTGGCCAACCTCTGCGGGATTAATCAGAAGCTCTTGGCGGAGGCGCTGAACCAAGTGACCCAG AGACCCTCTCGGAAGTCAGAAACGGAGACTGTTGGAATCTACCAGAATTTTGAGAGGAAGTCAGGAGTCCCTGGAGACATTGTCCCAG ACAGTGGGACCTACGGCAAGATCTGGGAGGGCAGCAGCAGGTGCAACATTGAGAACTTCACCTTCCACAAGGTCCTGGGCAAAGGCAGCTTTGGGAAG GTGCTGCTGGCAGAGCTGAAGGGCAAAAAGGAGTTCTTCGCTATCAAGGCCCTCAAGAAGGACGTGGTTCTGATCGACGACGATGTGGAGTGCACCATGGTGGAGAAGCGGGTCCTGGCACTTGCCTGGGAGAATCCCTTTCTCACCCACCTCTTCTGCACGTTCCAGACCAAG gaCCACCTGTTCTTCGTGATGGAGTTCCTCAATGGGGGAGACCTGATGTACCACATCCAGGACAAAGGCCGCTTCGAGCTCTACCGCGCCAC GTTTTATGCAGCCGAGATCGTCTGTGGACTGcagtttctgcacagcaagggaatcATTTACAG GGACCTCAAGCTGGACAATGTGATGCTGGACCAGGACGGCCACATCAAGATCGCCGACTTCGGGATGTGCAGGGAGAACATCGTCGGGGACAAGCAGGCTAGCACATTCTGCGGCACTCCTGACTACATCGCCCCTGAG ATCTTGCAGGGCCTCAAGTACTCGTTCTCCGTGGACTGGTGGTCCTTCGGAGTCCTTCTGTACGAGATGCTCATCGGTCAGTCCCCCTTCCATGGGGACGATGAGGACGAGCTCTTTGAGTCCATCCGCGTGGACACCCCGCACTATCCCCGCTGGATCACCAAGGAGTCCAAGGACATCCTGGAGAAG CTGCTTGAAAGGGATACAAGCAAGAGGCTGGGAGTGAGCGGGAACATCAAAATCCACCCCTTCTTCAAGACCATCAACTGGACTCTGCTGGAGAAACGGGCTGTGGAGCCGCCCTTCAAGCCCAAAGTG AAGTCCCCTGGAGACTTCAGCAACTTTGACCAGGAGTTCCTGAACGAGAAGGCACGCCTCTCCTACACCGACAAGAACCTCATCGACTCCATGGACCAAACAGCATTCGCTGGCTTCTCCTTCGTGAACCCCAAATTTGAGAGATTCCTGGAAAAGTGA